From Skermanella sp. TT6, a single genomic window includes:
- a CDS encoding TIGR02302 family protein yields the protein MNGTDDRTQSPTRRKGAAGEPTIRLALARGALAWEQLWPALWPAAGVAGLFIALALFNVLPALGGWLHALVLVLFAAAFAAALYIGARRIRLPDDTAALRRLERDSGLTHRPLAAVRDNLASGSDPASAELWRLYQERARQRMKSLRVKLPHPNLAARDPWAFRAAVGLILFVAAFGTWGDWRPRLAAALSPHLDGSAGDARAMLDVWVTPPDYTGLPPIFLRSAQPAPAAQQASGNASEPSQPAGPVPVPTGSVVLARVTGGSGVPALNANGTSMAFEQIDQSSYQASQPVTTGGMIEIQQDGGSLGSWPITVVPDTAPIVALPAPPAAGERGAMRVEYEARDDYGIAAVQGTIRLSGDGAEPGLDRTPIELQLPLPGVRPKVARSASFHDLTPHPWAGLPVTLRVSATDGAGQTGMTEDVALVLPEREFLNPVARAIIEERKKLTLRPESSREEVARGLGIISARPFQFRDDVVVFLSLRSAVARLYLDESADAVPAIQKLLWDTALRVEDGTLSIAERNLRDAEQRLMDALDRDAPDAELQKLMDELQQALNEFLDAMEEQMRQAMERGEQLPQIPPEMQGQTMDRQDLQQMLDQMRQMAETGSREAAREMLSQLQQMLENLRNGNMAQMQQNQQNQAGQMMQQLQDLAQRQRELLDQSFRESQQGQEGQEGQQGQQGQQGQQGQMPSRQQRPGQRGQQGQQGQQGQQGQQGQQGQGSASAAEQEALRRELGELMRQLGEMGGEIPRPLGRAERAMRDAGQALEQGMPGAAVPPQTQALDELQQGLQSMAEQMAQQMMMGQQPGQMPGQQQMQQSNRGRDPLGRPLPGFGRADTNDVRIPEQSDLQRAREILDELRRRAGEFNRPQLELDYIDRLLRRF from the coding sequence ATGAACGGGACCGACGATCGCACGCAGAGCCCCACCCGGCGCAAGGGAGCCGCCGGCGAGCCGACGATCCGGCTGGCCCTGGCTCGCGGAGCGCTGGCGTGGGAGCAGCTCTGGCCGGCTCTCTGGCCGGCGGCGGGAGTCGCGGGACTGTTCATCGCCCTCGCCCTGTTCAACGTGCTGCCCGCCCTGGGCGGCTGGCTCCACGCGCTGGTGCTGGTGCTGTTCGCCGCGGCCTTCGCCGCCGCCCTCTATATCGGGGCGCGGCGGATCAGGCTGCCGGACGACACCGCGGCGCTGCGGCGTCTGGAGCGGGACAGCGGGCTGACGCACCGGCCGCTGGCCGCGGTCCGCGACAACCTCGCCAGCGGCTCGGACCCGGCGAGCGCCGAGCTTTGGCGGCTCTACCAGGAGCGCGCGCGCCAGCGCATGAAGTCGCTGCGGGTGAAGCTGCCCCACCCCAACCTCGCCGCCCGCGATCCCTGGGCGTTCCGGGCAGCCGTCGGCCTGATCCTGTTCGTCGCGGCGTTCGGGACCTGGGGCGACTGGCGGCCCCGCCTCGCCGCGGCGCTGTCGCCCCATCTGGACGGGTCGGCGGGAGACGCCCGGGCTATGCTGGACGTCTGGGTGACTCCGCCCGACTATACCGGCCTGCCGCCGATCTTCCTGCGGTCCGCCCAGCCCGCCCCGGCGGCCCAGCAGGCTTCCGGCAATGCCTCCGAGCCATCCCAGCCGGCCGGGCCGGTTCCGGTGCCGACAGGCAGCGTCGTGCTGGCCCGGGTGACCGGCGGTTCCGGCGTCCCGGCGCTCAACGCCAACGGGACCAGCATGGCCTTCGAGCAGATCGACCAGTCCAGCTACCAGGCCAGCCAGCCGGTCACCACCGGCGGCATGATCGAGATCCAGCAGGACGGCGGGTCGCTGGGATCATGGCCGATCACCGTCGTTCCCGATACCGCCCCGATCGTGGCGCTGCCCGCGCCCCCGGCCGCAGGCGAGCGCGGCGCGATGCGGGTGGAATACGAGGCGCGCGACGACTACGGCATCGCCGCCGTCCAGGGCACCATCCGGCTGAGCGGCGACGGCGCCGAGCCGGGATTGGACCGGACCCCGATCGAGCTGCAGCTCCCACTGCCCGGCGTGCGGCCCAAGGTGGCCCGCAGCGCCAGCTTCCATGACCTGACCCCCCATCCCTGGGCCGGCCTGCCGGTCACGCTGCGCGTATCCGCGACGGACGGGGCCGGCCAGACCGGCATGACCGAGGACGTGGCCCTGGTGTTGCCGGAGCGGGAGTTCCTCAACCCCGTCGCCCGGGCGATCATCGAGGAACGCAAGAAGCTGACCCTGCGCCCGGAATCCAGCCGCGAGGAGGTGGCGCGCGGTCTCGGCATCATTTCGGCACGTCCGTTCCAGTTCCGCGACGACGTGGTCGTGTTCCTGTCGCTCCGGTCGGCAGTGGCTCGCCTGTACCTGGACGAGTCCGCCGACGCGGTTCCCGCCATCCAGAAGCTGCTGTGGGATACCGCCCTGCGGGTCGAGGACGGCACGCTCTCGATCGCCGAGCGCAACCTGCGCGACGCGGAGCAGCGCCTGATGGACGCCTTGGACCGGGACGCTCCGGACGCGGAGCTGCAGAAGCTGATGGATGAGCTTCAGCAGGCGTTGAACGAGTTCCTGGACGCCATGGAAGAGCAGATGCGCCAGGCGATGGAACGCGGCGAGCAGCTGCCCCAGATCCCGCCGGAGATGCAGGGCCAGACCATGGACCGGCAGGATCTCCAGCAGATGCTGGACCAGATGCGGCAGATGGCCGAGACCGGCTCCCGCGAGGCGGCACGCGAGATGTTGTCCCAGCTTCAGCAGATGCTCGAGAACCTGCGCAACGGCAACATGGCCCAGATGCAGCAGAACCAGCAGAACCAGGCCGGGCAGATGATGCAGCAGCTCCAGGATCTGGCCCAGCGCCAGCGCGAACTGCTGGACCAGAGCTTCCGTGAATCCCAGCAGGGGCAGGAGGGCCAGGAGGGACAACAGGGGCAGCAGGGCCAGCAAGGGCAGCAGGGGCAGATGCCGAGCCGGCAGCAGCGCCCCGGCCAGCGCGGCCAGCAGGGACAACAAGGGCAGCAGGGACAACAAGGTCAGCAGGGCCAGCAGGGCCAGGGTTCGGCAAGCGCGGCCGAGCAGGAGGCGCTTCGGCGCGAACTGGGTGAACTGATGCGGCAACTGGGCGAGATGGGCGGAGAGATCCCGCGCCCCCTGGGCCGGGCCGAGCGGGCGATGCGCGATGCCGGCCAAGCGCTGGAGCAGGGCATGCCCGGCGCCGCGGTCCCGCCCCAGACCCAGGCGCTGGACGAACTCCAGCAAGGCCTGCAGTCCATGGCCGAACAGATGGCGCAGCAGATGATGATGGGCCAGCAGCCGGGCCAGATGCCCGGCCAGCAGCAGATGCAGCAGTCGAACCGCGGCCGGGACCCGCTCGGCCGCCCCCTGCCCGGCTTCGGCCGCGCGGACACCAACGACGTGCGGATTCCCGAACAGTCGGACCTGCAGCGCGCCCGGGAGATCCTGGACGAACTCCGCCGCCGCGCCGGCGAGTTCAACCGTCCGCAGTTGGAGCTGGACTATATCGACCGCCTGCTTCGGCGCTTCTGA
- a CDS encoding electron transfer flavoprotein subunit beta/FixA family protein, with translation MKVLVPVKRVVDYNVKIRVKADGSGVETANVKMSMNPFDEIAVEEAVRLKESKAATEVIAVSLGVQACQETLRTALAMGADRAIHVLTDADLQPLAVAKALKAVVEKEQPQLVIMGKQAIDDDANQTGQMLAALLGWAQGTFASKVVPGGETVTVTREVDGGLETVELKLPAVVTTDLRLNEPRYASLPNIMKAKKKPIETVSPADLGVDPAPRLKTLKVVEPPKRSAGVKVKTVQELVDKLKNEAKVI, from the coding sequence ATGAAAGTCCTCGTCCCGGTTAAGCGGGTGGTCGACTATAACGTGAAGATCCGCGTCAAGGCGGACGGCTCGGGAGTCGAGACTGCCAACGTTAAGATGTCGATGAACCCGTTTGATGAAATCGCGGTTGAAGAAGCGGTTCGTCTGAAGGAATCGAAGGCGGCGACCGAAGTGATCGCCGTCAGCCTGGGCGTCCAGGCCTGCCAGGAAACCCTGCGCACCGCGCTCGCGATGGGGGCCGACCGGGCCATCCATGTGCTGACCGATGCCGACCTGCAGCCGCTGGCGGTCGCAAAGGCGCTCAAGGCCGTCGTCGAGAAGGAACAGCCGCAGCTGGTCATCATGGGCAAGCAGGCGATCGACGACGACGCCAACCAGACCGGCCAGATGCTGGCGGCCCTGCTCGGCTGGGCCCAGGGGACTTTCGCATCCAAGGTGGTGCCCGGCGGCGAGACCGTGACCGTGACCCGCGAGGTGGACGGCGGCCTGGAAACGGTCGAGCTGAAGCTTCCCGCCGTGGTGACGACCGACCTGCGCCTCAACGAGCCGCGCTACGCGTCGCTGCCGAACATCATGAAGGCGAAGAAGAAGCCGATCGAAACGGTCTCGCCCGCCGACCTCGGCGTCGATCCCGCGCCGCGCCTGAAGACCCTCAAGGTCGTCGAGCCGCCCAAGCGCTCCGCCGGCGTCAAGGTCAAGACGGTGCAGGAACTGGTCGACAAGCTGAAGAACGAAGCCAAGGTGATCTGA
- a CDS encoding DUF3140 domain-containing protein — protein MSFSDEEKKKIRADYADAVNMAPKELGRWLETEESKGVGFNRDGEDESVGHQSGRRIVEIARTKQGDLTDDDYAHMRKVVAYVHRHCAQGPSHDVETSRWRYSLMNWGHDPLKKSG, from the coding sequence ATGTCGTTCAGCGATGAAGAGAAAAAGAAGATCCGCGCCGATTACGCCGACGCCGTCAACATGGCCCCGAAGGAACTGGGGCGCTGGCTGGAAACGGAAGAGAGCAAGGGCGTAGGATTCAACCGAGACGGAGAGGACGAGTCGGTCGGCCATCAATCCGGCCGGCGGATCGTGGAGATCGCCCGCACCAAACAGGGCGACCTGACCGACGACGACTATGCCCACATGCGGAAGGTCGTGGCCTATGTCCACCGGCACTGCGCGCAGGGGCCGTCCCATGATGTCGAGACGTCACGCTGGCGCTACAGCCTGATGAACTGGGGCCACGATCCTCTCAAGAAGAGCGGCTGA
- a CDS encoding TlpA family protein disulfide reductase: protein MRNLIAAAMLGIVCVAGWWVASDAGQANAARPPLEGSMEKFKPADQPRPVPELSFITADGGRGDLSDFKGKVVLLNLWATWCAPCVREMPSLDALQGRLGGEEFEVVALSLDRGGRNVVQPFFDRVGVRNLTMYLDPQSAAMGTLKPRGLPTTLVIDRDGFELGRLEGDAEWDSEEAVRMLRHFIDQGVRPPRMMRTGG, encoded by the coding sequence ATGCGTAATTTAATCGCCGCCGCAATGCTCGGCATCGTCTGCGTCGCCGGATGGTGGGTCGCAAGCGACGCAGGGCAGGCGAACGCGGCCCGCCCGCCGCTCGAAGGCTCCATGGAAAAGTTCAAGCCGGCGGACCAGCCCCGGCCGGTCCCTGAACTGAGCTTCATCACCGCGGACGGCGGGCGCGGCGATCTGTCCGACTTCAAGGGCAAGGTCGTCCTGCTGAACCTGTGGGCGACTTGGTGCGCCCCGTGCGTCCGCGAGATGCCGTCGCTCGACGCCCTGCAGGGCCGGCTGGGCGGCGAGGAGTTCGAGGTCGTGGCCCTGTCCCTCGACCGCGGCGGCAGGAACGTGGTCCAGCCGTTCTTCGACCGCGTCGGCGTGCGCAACCTGACCATGTATCTGGATCCGCAGAGCGCCGCCATGGGCACGCTCAAGCCGCGCGGCCTGCCGACCACCCTGGTGATCGATCGCGACGGCTTCGAACTCGGCCGGCTGGAGGGCGACGCGGAGTGGGACAGCGAGGAGGCGGTCCGCATGCTCCGTCACTTCATCGACCAGGGCGTCCGGCCGCCCAGGATGATGAGGACCGGCGGTTGA
- a CDS encoding alpha/beta fold hydrolase → MYGYRPPRASRTGTILVASAAALAAAALFNTWRSRKAEREHPPSGRFVTVDGVRLHYIERGEGTPVVLLHGNIVTAEDYVWSGVFHRLAANHRVIAIDRPGFGYSDRPYGPMWTAREQADLLREAFAQLGIDRAVVVGHSWGTLVALELALSHPDAVSGLVLLAGYYQTTFRADVPLVAAPAVPVFGDVLRYTVSPLVGSALMTPTLKAMFAPLPVPELFDREFPRVFPVRPGQIRAEAQDAVTMVPAVYGMEERVRDLRMPVTIFAGTEDRVVDHETHAVWLHETIPTSDLRLVPGAGHMVHYAAPDEVADAIEQTARAGRVGAPRVPGLAAHP, encoded by the coding sequence GTGTACGGCTACAGACCACCCCGGGCATCGCGCACCGGAACCATCCTTGTCGCGTCGGCGGCGGCCCTGGCGGCAGCGGCGCTCTTCAATACCTGGCGGTCGCGCAAGGCGGAACGCGAGCACCCGCCTTCCGGCCGGTTCGTCACGGTGGACGGCGTACGCCTCCACTACATCGAGCGGGGCGAGGGCACGCCGGTCGTCCTGCTCCATGGCAACATCGTCACCGCCGAGGATTATGTCTGGAGCGGCGTGTTCCACCGCCTGGCCGCCAATCACCGCGTCATCGCCATCGACCGCCCGGGCTTCGGCTACAGTGACCGGCCGTACGGGCCGATGTGGACGGCGCGGGAACAGGCGGACCTGCTGCGCGAGGCTTTCGCCCAACTTGGCATCGACCGTGCCGTCGTGGTCGGTCATTCCTGGGGCACCCTCGTCGCCCTGGAACTCGCGTTGAGCCACCCGGACGCGGTGAGCGGCCTCGTCCTGCTGGCGGGGTACTACCAGACCACCTTCCGGGCGGACGTGCCGCTGGTCGCCGCACCCGCCGTTCCCGTCTTCGGCGACGTGTTGCGCTATACGGTGTCCCCGCTCGTGGGATCGGCGTTGATGACGCCCACCTTGAAGGCCATGTTCGCGCCGCTGCCGGTTCCCGAGCTTTTCGACCGGGAATTCCCCCGCGTCTTCCCCGTCCGGCCCGGGCAGATCAGGGCCGAGGCCCAGGATGCCGTCACGATGGTGCCGGCCGTGTACGGGATGGAGGAGCGGGTCCGCGACCTCCGCATGCCGGTCACGATCTTCGCCGGTACCGAGGACCGGGTGGTGGACCACGAGACCCATGCCGTCTGGCTGCATGAAACTATCCCGACCAGCGACCTGCGCCTGGTTCCCGGAGCCGGGCACATGGTCCACTACGCGGCACCCGACGAGGTGGCCGACGCCATCGAGCAGACGGCCCGGGCCGGCCGGGTTGGCGCCCCGCGGGTTCCCGGCCTGGCGGCACATCCTTAA
- a CDS encoding electron transfer flavoprotein subunit alpha/FixB family protein, with protein MSVLVIAENAEGAIKPATLNTVTAAAKLGGDVHVLVAGANAKGAAEAAAKIAGVSKVLVADAEPYAHGLAENVAPLIVDLAKGYSHVLAPATSFGKNVMPRVAALLDVAQISEIVGVNDPDTFDRPIYAGNAIATVQSSDPIKVITVRGTAFDAASAEGGSATIEDAAAGADAGLSKFVGQELSKSERPELTSAKTIVSGGRGMQSGENFHMLETLADKLGAAVGASRAAVDAGYVPNDYQVGQTGKIVAPELYIAVGISGAIQHLAGMKDSKVIVAINKDEEAPIFQVADYGLVGDLFKVVPELTEELDKVR; from the coding sequence ATGAGCGTCCTCGTCATCGCGGAAAACGCCGAAGGCGCGATCAAGCCCGCCACCCTCAACACCGTGACCGCCGCCGCCAAGCTTGGCGGGGACGTCCACGTCCTGGTCGCCGGCGCGAACGCCAAGGGCGCCGCCGAAGCCGCCGCGAAGATCGCAGGCGTGTCGAAGGTGCTGGTCGCGGACGCCGAACCCTACGCCCACGGCCTGGCGGAGAACGTCGCACCGCTGATCGTCGATCTGGCGAAGGGCTACAGCCACGTGCTGGCCCCGGCGACGAGCTTCGGCAAGAACGTCATGCCGCGCGTCGCGGCCTTGCTCGACGTGGCCCAGATCTCGGAGATCGTGGGCGTGAACGACCCCGACACGTTCGACCGGCCGATCTATGCCGGCAACGCCATCGCCACCGTCCAGTCGTCGGACCCGATCAAGGTCATCACCGTGCGCGGCACGGCGTTCGACGCGGCTTCGGCCGAGGGCGGCAGCGCCACGATCGAGGATGCGGCGGCCGGTGCGGATGCCGGCCTGTCCAAGTTCGTCGGGCAGGAGCTGTCCAAGTCGGAGCGCCCGGAACTGACCAGCGCCAAGACGATCGTGTCGGGCGGCCGGGGCATGCAGTCCGGCGAGAACTTCCATATGCTGGAAACACTGGCCGACAAGCTGGGCGCCGCGGTCGGCGCGAGCCGTGCGGCGGTGGATGCCGGCTACGTTCCCAACGACTATCAGGTCGGCCAGACCGGTAAGATCGTGGCACCCGAGCTCTACATTGCGGTCGGCATTTCCGGTGCCATCCAGCACCTGGCCGGGATGAAGGACTCCAAGGTCATCGTGGCCATAAACAAAGATGAGGAAGCGCCGATTTTCCAGGTCGCCGATTACGGCCTCGTGGGGGACCTGTTCAAGGTCGTTCCCGAGCTGACGGAGGAACTGGACAAGGTGCGATAA
- the argH gene encoding argininosuccinate lyase — translation MTEQATSKNAGSSANQLWGGRFASGPSSIMERINVSIGFDQRLAVQDIAGSKAHAAMLARQGIIGKDDASRIIEGLDRIAKEIADGGFTFKTELEDIHMNVEARLAELIGEPAGRLHTARSRNDQVATDFRLWVRDALDRLDAGLKDLQSAMIDLAERHADTVMPGFTHLQTAQPVTFGHHLLAYVEMLGRDRGRMRDARARLNECPLGSAALAGTSFPIDRHGVAEALGFDRPTANSLDAVSDRDFALEYLGAAAICAVHLSRLAEEIVVWCSDAFRFVRLTDAFTTGSSIMPQKKNPDAAELVRAKSGRVIGALGGLLIVMKGLPLAYSKDMQEDKEPVFETDDTLGLCVAAMAGMVRDMTPDAGRMRAATEAGFITATDLADWLVRVLGLPFRQAHHVTGRIVKLAEDRNARLADLSLDDLRSVEPRITQAVFDVLTVDASVASRTSFGGTAPETVRKAVAAARERFL, via the coding sequence ATGACCGAACAAGCAACATCCAAGAACGCCGGCAGCTCCGCCAACCAGCTTTGGGGCGGACGCTTCGCAAGCGGACCGTCCTCGATCATGGAACGCATCAACGTGTCGATCGGATTCGATCAGCGTCTGGCGGTCCAGGACATCGCGGGCTCCAAGGCCCATGCCGCCATGCTCGCCCGGCAAGGCATCATCGGCAAGGACGACGCGTCCAGGATCATCGAAGGCCTGGACCGTATCGCCAAAGAGATTGCCGACGGCGGCTTCACGTTCAAGACCGAACTGGAAGACATCCACATGAACGTGGAGGCGCGGCTCGCCGAGCTGATCGGCGAACCGGCCGGTCGGCTGCACACCGCGCGGTCCCGCAACGACCAGGTGGCGACCGATTTCCGCCTGTGGGTGCGCGACGCGCTGGACCGGCTGGACGCCGGGCTGAAGGACCTGCAGTCCGCAATGATCGACTTGGCGGAACGGCACGCCGACACGGTGATGCCGGGCTTCACCCACCTGCAGACGGCGCAGCCGGTGACCTTCGGGCACCACCTGCTGGCCTATGTGGAGATGCTGGGCCGGGACCGGGGCCGCATGCGCGACGCCCGCGCGCGTCTGAACGAATGCCCGCTGGGATCGGCGGCGCTGGCCGGCACCTCCTTCCCGATCGACCGCCACGGCGTCGCGGAGGCGCTGGGCTTCGACCGGCCGACCGCCAATTCGCTGGACGCCGTGTCCGACCGCGACTTCGCGCTGGAGTATCTCGGGGCCGCCGCGATCTGCGCGGTCCACCTCTCCCGCCTGGCGGAGGAGATCGTGGTCTGGTGCAGCGACGCCTTCCGCTTCGTCAGGCTGACCGACGCCTTCACCACCGGCAGCTCGATCATGCCGCAGAAGAAGAACCCGGACGCGGCGGAGCTGGTCCGGGCCAAGTCGGGCCGCGTGATCGGCGCGCTGGGCGGGCTGCTGATCGTCATGAAGGGGCTTCCGCTGGCCTATTCCAAGGACATGCAGGAAGACAAGGAACCGGTGTTCGAGACCGACGACACGCTCGGGCTGTGCGTCGCCGCGATGGCCGGAATGGTCCGCGACATGACGCCCGACGCCGGCCGGATGCGGGCAGCGACGGAAGCCGGCTTCATCACCGCGACCGACCTCGCGGACTGGCTGGTCCGGGTGCTCGGGCTGCCGTTCCGCCAGGCCCATCACGTGACCGGGCGGATCGTCAAGCTGGCGGAGGACAGGAACGCCAGGCTGGCCGACCTGAGCCTCGACGACCTCCGGTCGGTCGAGCCGCGCATCACCCAGGCCGTCTTCGACGTGCTGACCGTGGACGCCTCGGTCGCCAGCCGGACCAGTTTCGGCGGCACCGCGCCGGAGACGGTCCGCAAGGCGGTGGCTGCGGCCCGGGAGCGCTTCCTGTGA
- a CDS encoding 3-hydroxybutyryl-CoA dehydrogenase, translating to MIQKIGVIGAGQMGAGIAHVCAVSGFDVKLSDISADALNKAVSNIDRNLERQVAKGKVSEADRHMAVERITTGTDLAMFGDCDLVIEAATEAEEVKREIFKRLVPNLKADALIASNTSSISITRLAAVTDRPAKFMGMHFMNPVPVMQLVELIRGIATDEDTFQAIRDLTQKLGKKAAVAEDFPAFIVNRILLPMINEAVYTLYEGVGSVEAIDTALKLGANHPMGPLELADFIGLDTCLAIMHVLYDGLADSKYRPCPLLVKYVEAGWVGRKAGRGFYDYSKEVPVPTR from the coding sequence ATGATTCAGAAGATCGGTGTCATCGGGGCCGGGCAGATGGGTGCGGGTATCGCCCATGTCTGCGCAGTGTCAGGCTTTGACGTCAAACTGTCCGACATCAGTGCCGATGCGCTGAACAAGGCGGTGAGCAATATCGACAGGAACCTGGAGCGCCAGGTCGCCAAGGGCAAGGTGAGCGAAGCCGACCGGCACATGGCCGTCGAGCGCATCACCACCGGCACCGATCTGGCGATGTTCGGGGACTGCGACCTCGTCATCGAGGCGGCGACGGAAGCCGAGGAAGTCAAGCGGGAAATCTTCAAGCGTCTGGTCCCCAACCTCAAGGCCGACGCGCTGATCGCGAGCAATACCTCGTCGATCTCGATCACGCGGCTGGCCGCGGTGACCGACCGGCCGGCCAAGTTCATGGGCATGCACTTCATGAACCCGGTGCCGGTGATGCAGCTCGTCGAGCTGATCCGCGGCATCGCGACCGACGAGGACACGTTCCAGGCGATCAGGGACCTGACGCAGAAGCTGGGCAAGAAGGCCGCCGTGGCGGAGGACTTCCCGGCCTTCATCGTCAACCGCATCCTGCTGCCGATGATCAACGAGGCGGTCTATACCCTCTACGAGGGCGTGGGCTCGGTCGAGGCGATCGACACCGCGCTGAAGCTGGGCGCCAATCACCCGATGGGACCGCTGGAACTGGCGGACTTCATCGGCCTGGACACCTGCCTGGCGATCATGCACGTGCTCTATGACGGCCTCGCGGACAGCAAGTACCGTCCCTGCCCGCTGCTGGTGAAGTATGTCGAGGCCGGCTGGGTCGGGCGCAAAGCGGGCCGCGGCTTCTACGACTACAGCAAGGAAGTGCCGGTTCCGACCCGCTGA
- a CDS encoding cob(I)yrinic acid a,c-diamide adenosyltransferase, producing MVQLTRIYTRGGDKGQTSLGDGKRVAKHDLRVATYGTVDEANSVIGLARLSTGDHPGIDAMLSRIQNDLFDLGADLCTPEQENPPYPPLRIADAQVERLEREIDAMNAELSPLKSFVLPGGTPAAAHLHLARTVARRAERLMTELAEHEPVGGPALRYINRLSDHLFVISRYVNDKGALDVLWVPGANR from the coding sequence ATGGTGCAGCTGACGCGGATCTACACCCGGGGCGGCGACAAGGGACAGACCTCCCTCGGCGACGGCAAGCGCGTCGCCAAGCATGACCTGCGCGTCGCGACCTACGGCACGGTGGACGAGGCGAACAGCGTGATCGGGCTGGCGCGCCTGTCCACCGGGGACCATCCCGGGATCGACGCCATGCTGTCGCGGATCCAGAACGACCTGTTCGACCTGGGCGCCGACCTGTGCACGCCGGAGCAGGAAAACCCGCCCTACCCGCCGCTCCGCATCGCCGACGCGCAGGTGGAGCGGCTGGAGCGCGAGATCGACGCCATGAACGCGGAACTCAGCCCGCTCAAAAGCTTCGTCCTGCCCGGCGGCACGCCCGCCGCGGCGCACCTGCATCTCGCCCGCACGGTCGCGCGGCGGGCGGAGCGGCTGATGACGGAACTGGCGGAGCACGAGCCCGTCGGCGGGCCGGCGTTGAGATACATCAACCGGCTGTCGGATCACCTCTTCGTCATCAGCCGTTATGTGAACGACAAGGGCGCGCTCGACGTGCTGTGGGTGCCGGGCGCCAACCGCTGA
- the lysA gene encoding diaminopimelate decarboxylase translates to MNPHFTYRDGVLHAEDVALPALAAEVGTPFYCYSTAALEANYRAFATAFEGTDTGICYALKANSNLAVIRTLSRLGAGADVVSEGEMRRALAGGVPADRIVFSGVGKTRGEMRAALEAGIFQLNVESIPELEALSEVAASMGRTASIAIRVNPDVDARTHAKIATGKKENKFGIDIDHAREIYARAAALPGIAPVAVAVHIGSQLTSLEPFRAAFERVVELVHALRADGHDIKRLDLGGGLGILYRDEEVPAVGAYAGMVKSITGNLGCHVTLEPGRALVGNAGILVTRVIFRKTGLHREFLIVDAAMNDLIRPSLYDAWHTILPVVEPSSDAPGSPIDVVGPVCESGDTFAVQRVLPHLDQEDLVAFLSAGAYGAVMSSSYNTRPLIPEVLVSGADHAVVRRRPTVEEMLAAERVPAWLDP, encoded by the coding sequence ATGAACCCTCACTTCACCTATCGCGACGGCGTGCTGCATGCCGAGGACGTGGCGCTGCCCGCCCTCGCGGCGGAAGTCGGCACGCCCTTCTACTGCTATTCCACGGCGGCGCTCGAAGCGAACTACCGCGCCTTCGCCACGGCCTTCGAAGGCACCGACACCGGCATCTGCTACGCCCTGAAGGCCAACTCCAACCTTGCCGTGATCCGGACGCTGTCCCGCCTCGGCGCCGGCGCCGACGTGGTGTCGGAGGGCGAGATGCGCCGGGCGCTGGCGGGCGGCGTGCCGGCTGACCGGATCGTCTTCTCCGGCGTCGGCAAGACGCGCGGCGAGATGCGGGCCGCCCTGGAGGCCGGAATCTTCCAGCTCAACGTCGAGTCCATTCCCGAGCTGGAGGCCCTGAGCGAGGTCGCGGCCTCGATGGGCCGGACAGCCTCCATCGCGATCCGGGTCAACCCGGACGTGGACGCCCGGACCCATGCCAAGATCGCGACCGGCAAGAAGGAGAACAAGTTCGGCATCGACATCGACCATGCGCGCGAGATCTACGCCCGCGCCGCCGCCCTGCCGGGGATCGCCCCCGTCGCGGTCGCGGTGCATATCGGGTCGCAGCTGACCAGCCTGGAGCCCTTCCGCGCCGCTTTCGAGCGGGTGGTCGAACTGGTCCACGCGCTCCGCGCAGATGGGCACGACATCAAGCGCCTGGACCTGGGCGGCGGCCTCGGCATCCTGTACCGGGACGAGGAGGTTCCGGCCGTCGGCGCCTATGCCGGGATGGTCAAAAGCATCACCGGCAACCTGGGCTGCCACGTGACGCTGGAGCCCGGCCGGGCGCTGGTCGGCAACGCCGGCATCCTGGTCACCCGGGTGATCTTCCGGAAGACCGGGCTGCACCGGGAGTTCCTGATCGTCGACGCGGCGATGAACGACCTGATCAGGCCCTCGCTTTACGACGCCTGGCACACCATCCTTCCTGTCGTCGAACCGTCCTCCGACGCGCCGGGCTCGCCGATCGACGTTGTCGGCCCGGTCTGCGAGTCGGGGGATACTTTCGCGGTGCAGCGGGTCCTGCCACATTTGGACCAAGAAGATCTGGTGGCATTCCTGTCGGCGGGAGCTTACGGCGCGGTGATGTCGTCCAGCTACAACACCCGCCCGCTGATCCCCGAGGTGCTGGTTTCGGGGGCCGACCACGCGGTCGTCCGTCGGAGACCGACCGTCGAGGAGATGCTGGCGGCGGAACGGGTGCCGGCATGGCTTGACCCCTGA
- a CDS encoding type II toxin-antitoxin system CcdA family antitoxin, translated as MARGTALRKPTNVSARAELVAEAKSLGINLSEVFEAALENAVAAARRKQWIEENRQAFEDYDRFVEAHGIFSAGRRLF; from the coding sequence ATGGCGCGGGGAACGGCACTGCGGAAGCCTACCAACGTTTCGGCTCGGGCCGAGTTGGTCGCGGAAGCCAAGTCACTCGGCATCAACTTGTCCGAAGTCTTCGAAGCCGCATTGGAGAACGCGGTCGCGGCTGCCCGGCGGAAACAGTGGATCGAGGAGAACCGCCAAGCCTTCGAGGACTATGACAGGTTCGTCGAAGCGCACGGGATTTTCAGCGCCGGAAGGCGGCTTTTCTGA